In Propionicimonas paludicola, a single window of DNA contains:
- a CDS encoding agmatine deiminase family protein: protein MLTNAGADAPADHPGWRMPAETEPHERTWMAWPSGGYTLGDSWGEAETARRAWAAVANAIVEFEPVSMIVPPTATAEATRLLSSSVELYFRPLDDAWYRDIGPTFVLGPGGRLGAVDWLFNGWGAQSWARWELDAGAADVAIAAAGATAIRSALTNEGGGIHTDGQGTFLVTETVQLDPGRNPGWVKADVEAELARAVGAKKVIWLPRGLTRDSQTYGTRGHVDLLATFAAPGRLLVHDQTDPEHPDHLVSAQLRDVLAGQTDAAGRALELVDLPAPATLRDAEGWVDYSYINHYVLNGAVLFGSFADPSDEPAAEILGAAYPGREVLSVDARPLFARGGGVHCITQQQPRSAEGVRR, encoded by the coding sequence GTGCTCACCAACGCCGGTGCGGACGCGCCCGCGGACCATCCGGGCTGGCGGATGCCTGCCGAAACCGAGCCGCACGAACGCACCTGGATGGCCTGGCCGTCCGGTGGCTACACGCTGGGCGACAGCTGGGGCGAGGCCGAGACCGCCCGGCGCGCCTGGGCCGCGGTGGCCAACGCCATCGTCGAGTTCGAGCCGGTCTCGATGATCGTCCCGCCGACCGCCACCGCCGAGGCCACCCGACTGCTGAGCTCGTCGGTCGAGCTGTACTTCCGGCCGCTGGATGACGCCTGGTACCGCGACATCGGGCCGACCTTCGTCCTCGGCCCGGGCGGACGCCTGGGCGCGGTCGACTGGCTGTTCAACGGCTGGGGCGCGCAGAGCTGGGCCCGCTGGGAGCTGGACGCCGGGGCCGCCGATGTGGCCATCGCCGCGGCCGGCGCGACCGCGATCCGCTCGGCGCTGACCAACGAAGGCGGCGGGATCCACACCGACGGGCAGGGCACCTTCCTGGTCACCGAGACCGTCCAACTCGACCCGGGACGCAACCCGGGCTGGGTGAAGGCCGACGTGGAGGCCGAGCTGGCCCGGGCTGTCGGCGCCAAGAAAGTGATCTGGCTACCCCGCGGACTGACCCGGGACTCGCAGACCTACGGCACCCGCGGCCACGTCGACCTGCTGGCCACCTTCGCCGCCCCCGGACGCCTACTGGTGCACGACCAAACCGACCCCGAGCACCCCGATCACCTGGTCAGTGCCCAGTTGCGGGACGTCCTGGCCGGCCAGACCGATGCCGCCGGGCGCGCGCTCGAGCTTGTCGACTTGCCCGCCCCGGCCACGCTGCGCGATGCCGAGGGTTGGGTCGACTACAGCTACATCAATCACTACGTGCTCAACGGGGCGGTCCTGTTCGGCAGCTTCGCCGACCCGTCCGACGAGCCGGCCGCCGAGATCCTGGGCGCCGCCTATCCGGGCCGTGAGGTTCTCAGCGTCGACGCGCGTCCGCTGTTCGCCCGCGGCGGCGGCGTCCACTGCATCACCCAGCAACAACCCCGCTCCGCAGAAGGAGTCCGTCGATGA
- a CDS encoding nitrilase-related carbon-nitrogen hydrolase — translation MRTVVATPLDSPARVRPSTRPPLRVGLVQTHWHPDPATHRAVFADGISSAAAEGAEVVFLPELTLQRYPADTLPTGRAADLAEDLTDGPTYRFAAEQAGRHQVLVHASLYERADGPDGRGYNTAILVAPDGTLLARTRKLHIPVTTGYHEDHYFRPGPAEDPYPVTTLALPSAARIGLPTCWDEWFPEVSRTYSLAGAEVLAYPSAIGSEPDHPAFDTEPLWRQVIAANAVTAGTFMVVPNRWGTEGKIAFYGSSFIADPYGRVLAQAPRSADMVLVASLDLDQCRDWRELFPFTQTRRPDTYTSLLAPTEAAG, via the coding sequence ATGAGAACCGTGGTGGCCACCCCCCTGGACTCGCCCGCCCGCGTCCGGCCGTCCACTCGTCCGCCGCTGAGAGTGGGCCTGGTCCAGACCCACTGGCATCCCGACCCGGCCACCCACCGGGCCGTGTTCGCCGACGGAATCTCCTCGGCCGCCGCCGAAGGAGCAGAGGTCGTCTTCCTGCCCGAACTGACGCTGCAGCGCTACCCGGCCGACACCCTGCCCACCGGACGAGCCGCCGACCTGGCCGAGGACCTGACCGACGGTCCGACCTACCGCTTCGCCGCCGAGCAGGCCGGACGCCACCAGGTGCTGGTGCACGCCTCGCTCTACGAGCGCGCCGACGGCCCGGACGGACGCGGCTACAACACCGCCATCCTGGTGGCGCCGGACGGCACCCTGCTGGCCCGTACCCGCAAGCTGCACATTCCGGTGACGACCGGCTATCACGAGGATCACTACTTCCGTCCCGGGCCGGCCGAGGATCCGTACCCGGTGACCACGCTGGCGCTGCCCTCGGCGGCGCGGATCGGGTTGCCGACCTGCTGGGACGAGTGGTTCCCCGAGGTGTCCCGGACCTACTCGCTGGCCGGGGCCGAGGTGCTGGCCTACCCCAGCGCAATCGGCTCCGAGCCCGATCACCCGGCCTTCGACACCGAGCCGCTGTGGCGCCAGGTGATCGCGGCCAATGCGGTCACCGCGGGCACCTTCATGGTGGTGCCGAACCGGTGGGGCACCGAGGGCAAGATCGCCTTCTACGGCTCGTCCTTCATCGCCGACCCCTACGGACGGGTGCTGGCCCAGGCGCCGCGCTCGGCCGACATGGTCCTGGTGGCCTCGCTGGATCTGGACCAGTGCCGGGATTGGCGCGAGCTGTTCCCGTTCACCCAGACCCGTCGCCCGGACACCTACACCAGTCTGTTGGCCCCGACCGAGGCGGCCGGCTGA
- a CDS encoding PQQ-binding-like beta-propeller repeat protein: MRIGSRLLVTTTAMACLVGLAACAADPVAMGSRPHAGTRYAEATVTDPEPVTPSTLPGFVAPTRESNGWYTKPLLGSKGSVSWQVFDAASQPLPSTDGQQKVVWGSGDTYTDVPGVLVWRGNNSRTAPTYGTADITEKKLQIVWTHDIGAVSADGSYFPGAGWTGQPLLVNWPKATKQAMSLTPSYVNDPNFVEVVYPVFDGHIYRLDLATGAATKPAIDSGWGFKGTGSIDPRGYPLLYTGQGLNEKGDQKGPWEYRIFDLIKNKQVSQISGTDEVSLRQDPTGWGAFDSSALVNKAADTLIEPGENGVIYKAKLNTSFDPKAKKVSVNPQVVKMVYDTSQSNQRGIESSAVAWRNLMWATDNDGNLVCWDANTMDIVWTHYLVDNTDSTPVLDASSGTPFLYTGNSVGWRGSERKDQVTNLRKVNGLTGEVVWQYNLPSYYYFPVKGGLLSTPLLGKGEDSDLVIFNVAKTTAPSEGTLIALDRETGQVVWSRSLAHYSWSSPVMITGTDGHEYGVFGDSAGLLHLFDPATGKDYSTVSLGKNVEASVAAYNNMLVVASYDQKIFGIKVS; encoded by the coding sequence GTGCGAATCGGATCGCGTCTGCTCGTAACCACCACAGCGATGGCCTGCCTGGTCGGCTTGGCCGCCTGCGCCGCCGACCCGGTGGCGATGGGTTCCCGACCACACGCGGGGACGCGCTACGCCGAGGCCACCGTGACCGACCCGGAGCCGGTGACGCCGAGCACTCTGCCCGGCTTCGTGGCCCCGACAAGGGAGTCGAACGGCTGGTACACCAAGCCGCTGCTCGGCAGCAAGGGCTCGGTCAGCTGGCAGGTCTTCGATGCGGCCAGCCAGCCACTGCCCTCGACCGACGGCCAACAGAAGGTGGTGTGGGGCTCGGGCGACACCTACACCGATGTGCCCGGCGTGCTGGTCTGGCGGGGCAACAACTCCCGCACCGCCCCCACCTATGGCACCGCCGACATCACCGAGAAGAAGCTGCAGATCGTGTGGACCCACGACATCGGCGCGGTCAGCGCCGACGGCAGCTACTTCCCCGGCGCAGGATGGACGGGCCAGCCGCTGCTGGTGAACTGGCCGAAGGCCACCAAGCAGGCCATGAGCCTCACCCCGTCCTATGTGAACGACCCGAACTTCGTTGAAGTCGTCTATCCGGTCTTCGACGGCCACATCTATCGCCTCGATCTGGCCACGGGTGCGGCCACCAAACCCGCGATCGACTCGGGCTGGGGCTTCAAGGGCACCGGGTCGATCGACCCGCGCGGCTATCCGCTGCTCTACACCGGCCAGGGCTTGAATGAGAAGGGCGATCAGAAGGGCCCGTGGGAGTACCGCATCTTCGATCTGATCAAGAACAAGCAGGTCTCCCAGATCAGCGGCACCGATGAGGTCTCGCTGCGGCAGGACCCGACCGGCTGGGGAGCGTTCGACTCCTCGGCGCTGGTCAACAAGGCCGCCGACACCCTGATCGAGCCCGGCGAGAACGGCGTGATCTACAAGGCCAAGCTGAACACGTCCTTCGACCCGAAGGCGAAGAAGGTCTCGGTGAACCCGCAGGTCGTGAAGATGGTCTACGACACCTCGCAGAGCAACCAGCGCGGCATCGAGAGCTCGGCCGTGGCTTGGCGCAACCTGATGTGGGCCACCGACAACGACGGCAACCTGGTCTGCTGGGACGCCAACACCATGGACATCGTGTGGACCCACTACCTGGTGGACAACACCGACTCCACGCCGGTGTTGGACGCCTCGTCCGGAACCCCCTTCCTCTACACCGGCAACTCCGTGGGCTGGCGCGGGTCGGAACGCAAGGACCAGGTGACCAACCTGCGCAAGGTGAACGGGCTGACCGGCGAGGTGGTCTGGCAGTACAACCTGCCGAGCTACTACTACTTCCCGGTCAAGGGCGGCCTGCTGTCGACCCCGCTGCTCGGCAAGGGCGAGGACTCCGACCTGGTGATCTTCAACGTGGCCAAGACGACCGCGCCGTCCGAAGGCACCCTGATCGCCCTGGATCGTGAGACCGGCCAGGTCGTGTGGTCGCGAAGCTTGGCGCACTATTCGTGGAGTTCGCCGGTGATGATCACCGGAACCGACGGCCACGAGTACGGCGTCTTCGGTGACTCCGCCGGCCTGCTGCACCTGTTCGACCCGGCCACAGGAAAGGACTACTCCACGGTGTCGCTGGGCAAGAACGTCGAAGCCTCGGTGGCGGCGTACAACAACATGCTGGTGGTCGCCTCGTACGACCAGAAGATCTTCGGGATCAAGGTGAGCTGA
- a CDS encoding heavy metal translocating P-type ATPase yields the protein MTAPTREAVELDITGMTCASCAARIERKLNKLDGVQARVNYATEKATVLIPPELDLTHLIQVVEQTGYGATLPQPDEPPVDHAAQLRGRLIGAIVLAVPVIALAMVPAWQFAGWQWVSLALTLPLYLWAAWPFHRSTLVNARHGATTMDTLISLGTTAALGWSIYALLFGGAGRIGYTHAFELRLGTAHGEAGLYFEAVAAIVAFLLLGRWIEAKAKASAGEAVRSLLQLGATEAIVLIDGVETRVPVGALGVGDEFVVRPGEKVATDGHIVSGVSAVDNSLVTGESVPVDVGPGDAVIGATLNTTGRLVVRATRVGRDTQLAQIARLVTEAQAGKAAIQDLADKISAVFVPIVIGISAVTLAAWLLSGAMVADAAGAAVAVLIIACPCALGLATPTALLVGTGRGANLGIVIKGAEALERARGIDTIVLDKTGTVTTGALSVLAVQPAPGVEEAELLRYAGAAESGSEHPIAQAIAGYAASDLAVTALTDSPGLGITAQVAGRTLLVGRPSWLAGQVNVPELVEPGPASAVSIAWDGTYAGTIWVADQVKPTSAAAVAAFAKLGLRPVLLTGDRRVAAEAIAAEVGITDVIAEVLPEQKVAQITALQASGARVAMVGDGVNDSAALAQADLGIALSSGSDAAIEAADLTLMRSDLLVAVDAVRLSRATLGRIRGNLFWAFAYNVAAIPLAALGFLNPMIAGAAMAFSSVFVVLNSLRLRAFRPLS from the coding sequence ATGACTGCCCCGACCAGAGAGGCCGTCGAGCTCGACATCACCGGGATGACCTGCGCGTCCTGCGCGGCCCGGATCGAGCGCAAGCTGAACAAGCTGGACGGGGTGCAGGCGCGGGTGAACTACGCCACCGAGAAGGCCACTGTCCTGATCCCGCCCGAACTCGACCTGACTCACCTGATTCAGGTGGTCGAGCAGACCGGCTACGGCGCTACCCTGCCGCAGCCGGACGAGCCGCCGGTCGACCACGCCGCCCAGCTGCGCGGACGCCTGATCGGCGCCATCGTCCTGGCTGTGCCGGTGATCGCGCTGGCCATGGTCCCGGCCTGGCAGTTCGCCGGCTGGCAGTGGGTCAGTCTGGCGCTGACCCTGCCGCTGTACCTGTGGGCGGCCTGGCCGTTCCACCGCTCGACGCTGGTCAACGCCCGGCACGGGGCCACCACCATGGACACCCTGATCAGCTTGGGCACCACGGCCGCACTGGGCTGGTCGATCTATGCGCTGCTGTTCGGGGGCGCCGGACGGATCGGCTACACCCACGCCTTCGAGCTGCGGCTGGGCACCGCCCACGGCGAGGCCGGGCTGTACTTCGAGGCGGTCGCCGCCATCGTGGCCTTCCTGCTGTTGGGCCGCTGGATCGAGGCCAAGGCCAAGGCCAGCGCCGGCGAGGCCGTCCGCTCGCTGCTGCAGCTGGGCGCCACCGAGGCCATCGTGCTGATCGACGGCGTCGAGACCCGGGTGCCGGTCGGCGCGCTGGGCGTCGGGGACGAGTTCGTGGTGCGCCCCGGCGAGAAGGTCGCCACTGACGGCCACATCGTCTCTGGCGTCTCCGCGGTGGACAACTCCCTGGTCACCGGCGAGTCGGTGCCGGTGGACGTCGGCCCGGGGGACGCCGTGATCGGCGCCACCCTGAACACCACCGGACGCCTGGTCGTCCGGGCCACCCGGGTCGGCCGGGACACTCAGCTGGCCCAGATCGCCCGGCTGGTCACCGAAGCCCAAGCCGGCAAGGCCGCCATCCAGGACCTTGCCGACAAGATCTCGGCGGTGTTCGTCCCGATCGTGATCGGGATCTCCGCGGTCACCCTGGCGGCCTGGCTGCTCTCGGGTGCCATGGTGGCCGACGCGGCCGGGGCTGCGGTGGCCGTGCTGATCATCGCCTGCCCCTGTGCGCTGGGTCTGGCCACGCCGACCGCACTGCTGGTCGGCACCGGCCGCGGCGCGAACCTGGGCATCGTGATCAAGGGCGCCGAGGCGTTGGAGCGAGCCCGCGGCATCGACACCATTGTGCTGGACAAGACCGGGACGGTGACCACCGGTGCGCTCAGCGTGCTGGCCGTCCAGCCGGCTCCCGGGGTCGAGGAGGCCGAGCTGCTCCGCTACGCCGGGGCCGCCGAATCCGGCTCCGAGCACCCGATCGCGCAGGCCATCGCCGGCTATGCGGCCAGCGATCTGGCGGTCACGGCGCTCACCGACTCCCCGGGCCTGGGCATCACCGCGCAGGTGGCCGGCCGGACGCTGCTGGTCGGCCGGCCGTCCTGGCTGGCCGGGCAGGTGAACGTCCCCGAACTCGTCGAGCCGGGCCCCGCCAGTGCGGTCTCGATCGCCTGGGACGGCACCTACGCCGGCACGATCTGGGTCGCTGACCAGGTCAAGCCCACCTCGGCAGCGGCGGTTGCCGCCTTCGCCAAGCTGGGGCTGCGGCCGGTCCTGCTGACCGGGGATCGCCGGGTCGCGGCCGAGGCCATCGCCGCCGAGGTCGGGATCACCGACGTCATCGCCGAGGTGCTGCCCGAGCAGAAGGTGGCCCAGATCACGGCGCTGCAGGCGTCCGGCGCGAGAGTGGCCATGGTCGGGGACGGGGTCAACGACTCCGCTGCGCTGGCTCAGGCCGACCTGGGGATCGCGCTGTCGTCCGGATCGGACGCGGCCATCGAAGCCGCCGATCTGACCTTGATGCGCTCGGACCTGCTGGTGGCCGTCGACGCCGTCCGGCTGTCTCGGGCCACCTTGGGCCGGATCCGGGGCAACCTGTTCTGGGCGTTCGCCTACAACGTGGCCGCGATCCCGCTGGCGGCGTTGGGCTTCCTGAACCCGATGATCGCCGGGGCTGCCATGGCCTTCTCCAGCGTCTTCGTGGTGCTGAACAGCCTGCGGCTACGAGCTTTCCGTCCGCTCAGCTGA
- a CDS encoding heavy-metal-associated domain-containing protein, translating to MRELLQLNTDRLSPAESTRRGPVRELTLSPLTSVADRQPPSQAERPARNLTTTSSKEDLMNATYTVSGMTCGHCVHAVKQEVSAIPGVTDVALALETGKLEITSSAPVDFDRIVEAVAEAGEHYSVS from the coding sequence ATGCGTGAACTTCTCCAGCTCAACACCGACCGCCTGTCCCCGGCCGAGAGCACCCGTCGAGGGCCCGTGCGTGAGCTGACCCTCTCCCCATTGACCTCCGTCGCTGACCGCCAGCCTCCGTCTCAGGCCGAACGTCCCGCCCGGAACCTCACCACCACGAGCAGCAAGGAAGATCTGATGAACGCCACCTACACCGTCTCCGGCATGACCTGCGGCCACTGCGTGCACGCCGTCAAGCAGGAGGTCTCGGCCATCCCCGGCGTGACCGACGTCGCACTGGCCCTGGAGACCGGAAAGCTCGAGATCACCTCGTCCGCCCCGGTCGACTTCGACCGGATCGTCGAAGCCGTGGCCGAAGCCGGCGAGCACTACTCGGTGTCCTGA
- a CDS encoding metal-sensitive transcriptional regulator: MSHESVDHQVDHPADHHGDHHASGHGYVDGRAEYVRRLKRIEGQARGLQRMVETDQYCIDILTQVSAVTRALESFALAMLEDHLRHCVARATVAGGDEAEAKITEASAAIARLVRS, from the coding sequence TTGTCACACGAGTCCGTCGATCATCAGGTCGATCACCCCGCGGATCATCACGGTGATCATCACGCCTCGGGCCACGGCTATGTCGACGGCCGGGCCGAGTATGTCCGCCGGTTGAAGCGGATCGAGGGCCAGGCCCGCGGGTTGCAGCGGATGGTCGAGACCGACCAGTACTGCATCGACATCCTGACCCAGGTGTCGGCGGTGACCAGGGCTTTGGAGTCCTTCGCCCTGGCCATGCTCGAAGACCACCTGCGCCACTGCGTGGCCCGCGCCACCGTGGCCGGGGGGGACGAGGCCGAAGCCAAGATCACCGAAGCCTCGGCCGCCATCGCCCGGCTCGTTCGCTCCTGA
- the dnaB gene encoding replicative DNA helicase, translated as MPYGADDVAGSDRTPPQDVLAEQSVLGAMLLSKDAIGDVAEVVKGRDFYRPAHEIIYEAILNLYGRGEPADAITVADELTKRGELGRVGGHIYLHELLSQVSIASNASYYAEIVKEKAILRRLVEASLKISQLGYSGQGDVAGIVDAAQQAIYEVAEGKASEDYQPLSELMESTLDEIEALDAHGTMAGVPTGFLDLDELTNGLHPGQMVIIAARPGVGKSTLGLDFARAASIGHGLCSAFFSLEMTKTEIVMRLISAEAQVALNEIRKGHMSDENWRRIARKTAEISTAPLYIDDSPNLTMMEIRAKARRLKQRNDLKLVIVDYMQLMSSGKRVESRQLEVSEFSRQMKLLAKELEVPVVALSQLNRGPEQRTDKKPMLSDLRESGSLEQDADMVILLHRDDMYNNSSDRTGEADLIVAKHRNGQTKTVTVAFQGHYSRFVDMQH; from the coding sequence ATGCCCTATGGCGCCGACGACGTGGCCGGATCCGACCGCACCCCGCCACAGGACGTCCTGGCCGAGCAGAGTGTGCTCGGGGCGATGCTGCTCAGCAAGGACGCCATCGGAGACGTTGCCGAGGTGGTCAAGGGGCGCGACTTCTACCGGCCGGCGCACGAGATCATCTATGAGGCCATCCTCAACCTGTATGGGCGAGGCGAGCCTGCTGATGCGATCACCGTCGCCGACGAGCTGACCAAACGTGGTGAGCTCGGTCGTGTCGGAGGCCACATCTACCTGCACGAGCTGTTGTCGCAGGTGTCGATCGCCTCCAATGCGTCCTACTACGCCGAGATCGTCAAAGAGAAGGCGATCCTGCGTCGGCTGGTAGAAGCGTCGTTGAAGATCTCCCAGCTGGGCTACTCCGGCCAGGGCGACGTGGCCGGCATCGTCGATGCCGCCCAGCAGGCGATCTACGAGGTCGCCGAAGGCAAGGCCAGCGAGGATTACCAGCCCCTGTCGGAGCTGATGGAGTCCACCCTGGACGAGATCGAGGCCCTGGACGCCCACGGCACCATGGCCGGGGTGCCCACCGGCTTCCTCGATCTGGACGAGCTGACCAACGGCCTGCATCCCGGGCAGATGGTGATCATCGCGGCCCGTCCTGGTGTCGGCAAGTCGACCTTGGGGCTGGATTTCGCTCGGGCGGCGTCCATCGGGCACGGGTTGTGCTCGGCCTTCTTCAGCCTGGAAATGACCAAGACCGAGATCGTGATGCGACTGATCTCGGCCGAGGCCCAGGTGGCGCTCAACGAGATCCGCAAGGGTCACATGAGCGACGAGAACTGGCGCCGGATCGCCCGCAAGACCGCCGAGATCTCCACGGCTCCGCTCTACATCGACGACTCGCCGAACCTGACGATGATGGAGATCCGCGCCAAGGCCCGCCGGCTCAAGCAGCGCAACGACCTGAAGCTGGTGATCGTCGACTACATGCAGCTGATGAGCTCCGGCAAGCGGGTCGAGTCCCGTCAGCTCGAGGTGTCGGAGTTCTCCCGGCAGATGAAGCTGCTGGCCAAGGAGCTCGAGGTGCCCGTGGTGGCGCTCTCCCAGCTGAACCGTGGCCCCGAGCAGCGCACCGACAAGAAGCCGATGCTGTCCGACCTGCGTGAGTCCGGCTCGCTGGAGCAGGACGCCGACATGGTGATCCTGTTGCACCGCGACGACATGTACAACAACTCCTCCGACCGCACCGGCGAGGCCGACCTGATCGTGGCCAAGCACCGTAACGGCCAGACCAAGACCGTCACCGTCGCCTTCCAGGGTCACTACAGCCGCTTCGTCGACATGCAGCACTAG